From a single Vitis vinifera cultivar Pinot Noir 40024 chromosome 18, ASM3070453v1 genomic region:
- the LOC100263789 gene encoding laccase-14, whose protein sequence is MKVFCSQILGLLLFVAVLPCKALINYTFIVKETPYTRLCSTKNILTVNGQFPGPTLYVTKGETVIVDVYNKGSYNITIHWHGVKMPRYPWSDGPEYVTQCPIQPGGKFSQKIIFSSEEGTLWWHAHSDWSRATVHGAIIIYPKKGTSYPFPKPHAEVPILLGEWWKKDIMEVLTEFVQNGGDPQISDAFTINGQPGDLYPCSKPETFKLLVDYGKMYLLRIINVDMQDILFFSIAKHQITVVGTDASYTKPLARDYIAISPGQTIDVLLEANQSPDHYYMAARAYSSAKGVEYDNTTTTAVVQYNGNYTPSPPSLPFLPDYNDTNASVNFTGSLRSLANKDHPVDVPTNITTPLIFTVSMNTFPCPLNRTCKGPNGTMLAASVNNISFVNPKIDVLEAYYYQINGVFGTRFPSFPPYVFNFTAEYLSLLLELPNRWTEVKVLDYDSVVELVFQGTNLVAGTDHPIHLHGYSFYVVGWGFGNFNKDKDPLGYNLVDPPLQNTIAVPKNGWTTIRFKAHNPGVWLMHCHIERHLTWGMDMVFIVKNGPSPEVQLLPPPPDMPPC, encoded by the exons ATGAAGGTGTTCTGTTCCCAAATTTTAGGGTTACTTCTGTTTGTTGCTGTCCTTCCATGCAAAGCTTTGATTAACTATACTTTCATA GTGAAAGAAACTCCATATACAAGACTATGCAGCACGAAGAACATCTTGACTGTGAATGGACAGTTTCCGGGACCAACTCTATATGTTACCAAAGGAGAGACGGTCATTGTGGATGTCTACAACAAGGGCAGCTATAATATCACGATTCACTG GCATGGAGTGAAGATGCCAAGGTATCCATGGTCAGATGGCCCAGAATATGTCACACAGTGCCCGATCCAACCTGGAGGTAAGTTTAGCCAAAAGATCATATTTTCTTCGGAGGAAGGGACTCTATGGTGGCATGCTCATAGTGATTGGTCCCGAGCCACAGTCCATGGTGCTATCATCATCTACCCCAAGAAAGGAACTAGCTATCCTTTTCCCAAGCCTCATGCAGAAGTTCCCATCCTATTAG GAGAATGGTGGAAGAAAGATATTATGGAGGTTCTTACGGAATTTGTTCAGAATGGAGGAGACCCCCAAATCTCGGATGCTTTCACTATTAATGGTCAACCTGGTGATCTGTATCCCTGCTCAAAACCAG AAACATTCAAGCTTCTGGTTGATTATGGCAAGATGTATCTCCTCCGAATAATCAATGTGGACATGCAAGACattctcttcttctccattgccaAACACCAAATCACCGTGGTTGGAACTGATGCCAGCTACACCAAGCCATTAGCACGAGATTACATCGCTATATCCCCTGGACAAACAATTGATGTCTTACTCGAAGCCAACCAATCTCCGGACCACTACTACATGGCTGCTAGAGCATATTCAAGCGCAAAGGGGGTTGAATACGATAACACGACCACCACTGCAGTTGTTCAATACAATGGGAACTATACTCCTTCACCTCCTTCCTTGCCTTTTCTTCCTGACtacaatgacacaaatgcaTCAGTTAACTTCACTGGTAGCCTCAGAAGCTTAGCAAATAAAGACCATCCGGTTGATGTCCCAACAAACATTACGACTCCATTGATCTTCACTGTTTCCATGAACACATTTCCATGCCCTCTTAACAGGACGTGTAAGGGTCCAAATGGGACTATGCTAGCTGCTAGTGTGAACAACATAAGCTTTGTAAACCCAAAGATCGATGTGCTCGAAGCATACTATTATCAAATAAATGGAGTATTTGGAACTAGGTTTCCTAGTTTCCCACCATACGTATTTAATTTTACAGCAGAGTATCTGTCCTTGCTCCTAGAGTTACCGAATCGGTGGACTGAGGTTAAGGTACTGGACTATGACTCCGTGGTGGAGCTTGTCTTTCAGGGGACAAACTTGGTTGCAGGGACAGACCATCCCATACATCTCCATGGATACAGTTTCTATGTTGTTGGGTGGGGATTTGGGAATTTCAACAAAGATAAGGACCCTTTGGGGTATAATCTAGTCGACCCTCCTCTTCAGAACACCATCGCtgttccgaaaaatggttggACCACCATCAGATTTAAGGCACACAACCCTG GAGTTTGGTTGATGCACTGCCATATAGAACGCCACCTTACATGGGGCATGGACATGGTGTTCATAGTGAAAAACGGCCCAAGTCCAGAGGTACAATTACTACCTCCACCTCCGGACATGCCTCCATGTTGA